The DNA window GCATGAAGGTCTCGTCCGACATTCCGGGAAGCTGCGCGAGGATAAGACGCTCGGGCATCGGCAAGCCGTGCAGTTTGGCCCGCCGGTCGTGGATGCGGAGCACCAACTCCGCTGCCTTCAGATCATCACCGTTGATGGCAGCGGGCCAGTACTTCCGAAACAGCGCCGCAGTCGCATGTCCTCCACCTTGCGCAGCTCCCGTGGCTGCATGGGATTCCACACGCTGGAGCAGTGATTCCACGGCTCGGATCGGCACGGCCCGCCGTATCGGCCGGGCGCATCATGGCCACTCCGGGCGAGCCGAATGGGCGGCGCGCTGCGCGGGGGCCGATGTGGTGATTCTTGATTGCCTGCGCCCGATCCTGGACCTGTCTTGGCCTTCGTCTGCCAGCACGCCGAAGGGGTGCGGTACGCGGAGGTGACCGCGAAGTTCGGCGACAAGGCGGGTCGGTACCTCGATCGACTGCGCGCCTCTGGCCGAGTCGTCCGGCCGAAGCGCGGCGTGTACGTCGCGGCCCCCGACACCGCGCAGCCGCTCGAGCCTCAGGGCGTGAAGGAACGGACCGTCACCACCATGCTGATTCAACTCTCGGCCGCGCTCGATGACGCGATGGAACAGGGACTCGTCACGCGCAATGTGGCTCGGTTGGTGAAGCGACCCGATATCGCCGATACCGAGATGCAGGTGTGGACGCGGGAGCAGAGTCGGGCATTCCGTGAGCACGTTCGCGGGCACCGCCTGTACGCCCTGTTCATGCTGTCGCTGTGTGGTCTGCGTCGTTCGGAAATCATGGGGCTGCGCTGGTCCCGTATCGAGGACGCGACGTTGAATGTGCGCCGGGGTCGTGTCGCGGTCGGCAAGGACGTAGAAGAGGACGATCCGAAGTCGCGACGCAGCAAGCGCAGCCTGCCGCTACCGGCCGATGTAGTTGCCGCGCTAAACCGGTTGAAGATCACCCAGAAGGCCGAAGCGCTGGCGATGGGGGAGTCGTGGTCAGACGACCGCCTGATCTCCGTCCACGAGGACGGCTCTCCAATTCGGCCCGAGTGGTATACCGATGAATTCCAGCGTCAGGCGAAGGCGGCGGGCTTGCCCGTGATCCGTCTGCACGATGCGCGCCACACTGCCGCGACGATCCTGCTCGACTCCGGCGCTGCCGT is part of the Nocardia sp. NBC_00565 genome and encodes:
- a CDS encoding tyrosine-type recombinase/integrase is translated as MAFVCQHAEGVRYAEVTAKFGDKAGRYLDRLRASGRVVRPKRGVYVAAPDTAQPLEPQGVKERTVTTMLIQLSAALDDAMEQGLVTRNVARLVKRPDIADTEMQVWTREQSRAFREHVRGHRLYALFMLSLCGLRRSEIMGLRWSRIEDATLNVRRGRVAVGKDVEEDDPKSRRSKRSLPLPADVVAALNRLKITQKAEALAMGESWSDDRLISVHEDGSPIRPEWYTDEFQRQAKAAGLPVIRLHDARHTAATILLDSGAAVSAVAKWLGHDPAVLLRVYGHVYPEALEAAGAALFGDETDETGT